The sequence CACTTATATGAATGTCGCGACCGTCACGATTGGAACGATTATCGGAGTGACGGTTGGTAAAAGGCTGAAGCCTCATTATAAAGAACTCACAATGCACGCTTTGGGGCTGGCAACTTTGGCGATGGGCGCACAGATGTTTATGGCCGCCCCGAACGCAATCATCGGGATCGTATCAATCGTCAGCGTAATCGTCGGCGGCTTGATTGGCGAGCTGATTGGGATTGAAAAAGGGCTGAATGCCATAGGCGAGTATGCCCAAAAACGATTGCCAAACGGTGACGGCAGTCACTTTCAACAAGCTTTTGTGACCACAAGCATAGTATTCTGCGTTGGCCCGATGACGATTATTGGGTGCTTACAAGACGGATTAGGTCAGGGGTTCCAACTTCTGGCGCTTAAAAGTATTTTAGACCTCTTTTCATCCACTTTCTTCGCTGCGGCCTTTGGATGGGGTGTATTACTCTCTGCCGGTACGGTTTTAGTGGCTCAGGGATCGCTGACCATCGCTGCCGGCACATTAAGCGGAATGGCCAAAACCGACCCCACAATGCTGGCGATGACCGCCGCTGGGGGCATTATTTTATTAGGCATCGGCTTTCGTCTTTTGGAAATGAAAAATATCCGTGTCTCGAATCTAATCCCAGGTCTAGCGCTCGCTCCGTTAATCATTTGGTTCTTAATCAATCAGGGTTGGTACAACTACCTTGTTTCGATAGTGAACAAGTAAACGTTAACGACGGGTCTTCTCCCAATAGAAGTGTCCGCTTAATAAGCTGCATTAATATTCCCTCTAAATCCACTTAACTGTTACACCTGAAGAAGAGGGGGAAAGTGCGAGGAATTGTTCGGCTCCGGCTTTTTGGAGGGCGTCTTTGGTAGTTTGGGGATCAAGAGTGAGGACGATAATCG is a genomic window of bacterium containing:
- a CDS encoding DUF554 domain-containing protein; the encoded protein is MNVATVTIGTIIGVTVGKRLKPHYKELTMHALGLATLAMGAQMFMAAPNAIIGIVSIVSVIVGGLIGELIGIEKGLNAIGEYAQKRLPNGDGSHFQQAFVTTSIVFCVGPMTIIGCLQDGLGQGFQLLALKSILDLFSSTFFAAAFGWGVLLSAGTVLVAQGSLTIAAGTLSGMAKTDPTMLAMTAAGGIILLGIGFRLLEMKNIRVSNLIPGLALAPLIIWFLINQGWYNYLVSIVNK